Proteins encoded by one window of Glycine soja cultivar W05 chromosome 15, ASM419377v2, whole genome shotgun sequence:
- the LOC114386756 gene encoding protein KRI1 homolog, protein MPLQLFDGSDSENEDISKIKIDEKYARRFEHNKKREDLQRFEELKKKGVIDSPSPSHSEGEEESESESSSDDEDYETLVNSRRSDKEFFDALIKVKKQDPILKLKDVRLFGSDDDSIDDESNEKEKFKSKDKKGEKPMYLKDVVAKHLIEEGADFGDEEEIDEMEKCKGKKVMPSKDKDFVNKDGKKTYGDEQEELKKAFLEAVEREGLKDGEEEFFTVKEKVGEEDKVDSDDKELEEKLDEYFGGDVESNENSKFLRSYFMNKLWIDKSGKNLNVGEDELQEISEDEIELERQEEYEYRFQENPGDRVLGHARKVEGSVRKKTNARKEQRKSKEERMAIEQKEREEELKRLKNLKKQEIQEKVKKIMKTAGIHGDDIIPLSMAEIEEEFDPEEYDRMMKKAFDEKYYNAVDADPDFCSDIDDNEKPDFEKEDELLGLPKGWDACGSNGGFLAAREKALKEKIENTSDDDLPEAEDEKERFENTSDDNLPEGEDEKEEKIPEEGSRKRKRKTALLEKARQAMMDEYYKLDYEDTIGDLKTRFKYAKTKPSRFGLSASEILLMDDKELNQYVSLKKLAPYQEEEWKLSKQKRYMLKMRAKELLRTSSLDKKKRKKSKVDSGKITSSKSVVENEKPSTEESNINRDNLSRKAKRRRQVANLKLSQSRLKAYGKIPSKSKHGGKH, encoded by the coding sequence ATGCCTCTGCAACTTTTTGATGGCAGTGATTCCGAAAATGAGGACATTTCAAAGATCAAGATAGACGAGAAGTATGCTCGTAGGTTTGAGCACAACAAGAAGCGGGAGGACCTCCAGCGTTTTGAGGAATTAAAAAAGAAGGGTGTTATTGATTCACCTTCACCCTCACATTCTGAAGGTGAGGAGGAATCTGAGTCTGAGTCATCATCAGATGATGAAGACTATGAGACACTTGTCAATTCTAGAAGGAGTGACAAGGAGTTCTTTGATGCCTTAATTAAGGTGAAGAAGCAAGATCCTATTCTTAAGCTAAAAGATGTTAGGCTCTTTGGGTCGGATGATGATAGCATTGATgatgaaagcaatgaaaaggagaaatttaaatcaaaagaCAAGAAGGGTGAAAAGCCAATGTATTTGAAGGATGTGGTGGCAAAGCATTTGATTGAGGAGGGGGCAGATTTTGGTGATGAAGAGGAGATAGATGAAATGGAAAAATGTAAGGGTAAGAAGGTAATGCCTTCCAAAGATAAAGACTTTGTTAATAAGGATGGGAAGAAGACTTATggtgatgagcaagaggagttGAAAAAGGCTTTTCTGGAAGCAGTAGAAAGGGAGGGTTTGAAAGATGGTGAAGAGGAGTTTTTCACTGTGAAGGAGAAGGTAGGTGAGGAGGACAAAGTAGATAGTGATGACAAGGAACTTGAGGAGAAGCTGGATGAGTATTTTGGTGGAGATGTAGAATCAAATGAAAATTCCAAGTTTCTAAGAAGCTATTTCATGAACAAATTGTGGATTGACAAGAGTGGGAAGAATTTGAATGTTGGAGAGGATGAATTGCAAGAGATTTCAGAGGATGAGATAGAGCTCGAGAGACAGGAAGAATATGAGTACAGATTTCAGGAAAATCCAGGAGATAGGGTGTTGGGTCATGCTCGGAAGGTGGAGGGATCAGTGAGGAAGAAGACGAATGCAAGGAAAGAGCAGAGAAAGAGCAAAGAGGAGAGAATGGCTATAGAACAAAAGGAGAGGGAGGAGGAGTTGAAACGCTTAAAGAATTTGAAGAAGCAGGAAATACAGGAGAAGGTTAAAAAGATAATGAAGACTGCAGGGATCCATGGTGATGATATTATTCCATTGTCCATGGCAGAAATTGAAGAGGAATTTGACCCAGAGGAGTATGATAGAATGATGAAGAAGGCATTTGACGAGAAATATTATAATGCAGTGGATGCTGACCCTGACTTTTGTAGTGACATTGATGACAATGAGAAGCCAGATTTTGAAAAGGAGGATGAATTACTTGGGCTTCCTAAAGGCTGGGATGCATGCGGATCTAATGGTGGGTTTTTAGCTGCAAGGGAAAAAGCACTgaaagaaaagattgagaataCTAGTGATGACGATCTCCCTGAAGCagaagatgaaaaagaaaggtTTGAGAATACTAGTGATGACAATCTCCCGGAAGGAGaagatgaaaaagaagagaaaattccTGAGGAAGGTAGTCGGAAGAGGAAGCGCAAAACAGCACTTTTGGAGAAAGCAAGACAGGCAATGATGGATGAGTACTATAAATTAGATTATGAGGACACAATTGGGGACCTGAAGACAAGATTCAAGTATGCCAAAACAAAACCAAGTAGATTTGGCTTGAGTGCCTCAGAGATACTATTGATGGATGACAAGGAATTGAATCAGTATGTTTCCTTGAAAAAGCTTGCTCCTTACCAGGAGGAGGAATGGAAACTAAGCAAACAGAAAAGATACATGCTGAAGATGAGGGCTAAGGAGCTCCTTCGCACATCAAGTTTGGataagaagaaaaggaagaagtcAAAGGTTGATTCTGGCAAGATAACTTCATCAAAAAGTGTTGTGGAGAACGAAAAACCAAGCACAGAAGAATCAAATATTAATAGGGATAATCTATCAAGGAAAGCCAAGAGAAGGCGGCAAGTGGCTAATTTGAAATTATCACAATCGAGGCTTAAAGCATATGGGAAGATTCCCTCAAAATCTAAGCATGGAGGAAAGCACTGA